A window from Plasmodium chabaudi chabaudi strain AS genome assembly, chromosome: 11 encodes these proteins:
- a CDS encoding chorismate synthase, putative produces the protein MSTYGALLKVTTFGESHGIGIGCVIDGFLPNITINFEEIQKQLNRRKPNQSKLTSNRNEPDKLIVLSGFDDNKTLGTPIAFLIKNEDVKKELYSNFINIPRPGHGDYTYFMKYNVKNKSGSSRFSGRETATRVAAGACIEQWLKSYYNIQIISYVYAVGNIKIPKRVNEMFEKNPPSRELIDTYGCVKYNEGKKIFMDYFNNIYDLDGVLISSEKDENEEKDISNYDEPTKNIQCNNKTVSEHDTEWVSLQTRCPHPYTAVQMCSCILKIKNNGDSIGGIATCVIQNVPIGIGEPIFDKLESELGKIILSIPAIKGIEFGTGFNGTYMLGSEHNDLFIPLEKVDTKNSCFKEEKKYISSNPNDDKKIDQNLCENEYEEKKISNKYCTTPNKHKLLITKSNNCGGILAGISTGNNIIFRSAIKPVSSIQIEKETSDFEGNLCTLRVKGMHDCCILPRLPPVIEASSSIVVGDMILRQVSKYGDKNLPSISSYTKFDNEEN, from the coding sequence ATGAGCACATATGGGGCATTATTGAAAGTTACTACATTTGGCGAAAGTCATGGAATAGGAATTGGATGCGTAATTGATGGATTTTTACCAAATATTACGATAAATTTTGAAGAAATTcaaaaacaattaaataGAAGGAAACCAAATCAATCTAAATTAACATCAAATAGGAATGAACCAGATAAATTAATTGTCTTATCAGGTtttgatgataataaaacattggGAACACCTATTGCATttctaataaaaaatgaggatgtaaaaaaagaactatattctaattttataaatattccaCGTCCTGGTCATGGtgattatacatattttatgaaatacaatgttaaaaataaaagcgGTAGTAGTCGATTCTCGGGTCGTGAAACTGCTACAAGAGTGGCAGCAGGTGCATGTATTGAACAATGGTTAAAaagttattataatattcaaataatttcttATGTATATGCTGTTGGAAATATCAAAATTCCTAAACGGGTTAATGAAatgtttgaaaaaaatccaCCAAGCAGAGAATTAATTGATACATATGGATGtgttaaatataatgaaggcaaaaaaatttttatggattattttaacaatatatatgatttgGATGGTGTATTAATATCTTCtgaaaaagatgaaaacGAAGAAAAAGATATTTCAAATTATGATGAACCTACCAAAAACATACAAtgcaataataaaacagtTAGTGAGCATGACACTGAATGGGTATCACTGCAAACAAGATGCCCACATCCTTATACAGCTGTACAAATGTGTTCAtgcattttaaaaataaaaaataatggagATAGTATAGGAGGAATTGCTACTTGTGTTATTCAAAATGTTCCTATTGGAATTGGGGAAcctatttttgataaattgGAATCAGAGTtaggaaaaattattttatctatACCAGCAATAAAAGGTATAGAATTTGGAACCGGTTTTAATGGAACTTATATGTTAGGATCCGAACataatgatttatttattccatTGGAAAAGGTggatacaaaaaatagttgTTTCAAGGaggaaaagaaatatataagttcAAATccaaatgatgataaaaaaattgatcaAAATTTGTGtgaaaatgaatatgaggaaaaaaaaatttctaACAAATATTGCACTACACCAAATAAACACAAATTGTTAATTacaaaatcaaataattgTGGTGGTATTTTGGCTGGAATTTCAACAGGGAATAACATCATTTTTAGATCAGCAATAAAACCAGTTTCTTCGATACaaatagaaaaagaaacaagTGATTTTGAAGGAAATTTATGTACTTTAAGAGTAAAAGGGATGCATGATTGTTGTATCTTACCACGACTACCCCCTGTAATTGAAGCATCATCTTCTATTGTTGTTGGTGATATGATTTTACGTCAGGTTTCTAAATATGGTGATAAAAACCTTCCCTCCATCAGTTCGTATACCAAATTTGACAATGAGgaaaattaa
- a CDS encoding nuclear polyadenylated RNA-binding protein NAB2, putative, translating into MISNNTDTDKKYQNIITEKLRELLGEYEVDILTEYVWHMAGNSKSSSEFMCNELKDFLGDHTTVFVDWLLNLIDEIKRNQNGDNLNNLENNKDSLNYDKSNRSPDSRSKHSPTQTKKTKSYIKEYDSSKRNLSRSRRRSQSIRSGSDKYSTNDPDSYSKKYKKRQRREISTRSNSSRIHARKFHYDRNQSRRRINDNDKYDKKFKLRENGRTNDRSYSRSLSPNRKIYVERKGGAKKGNKEYSYGDGLRSNEMDDSNLDKKNKPILKPNPRFGDDKPVPFLQPASSNLNPQEMPNYVMNRNYPYDKGMNYEGKFYQGNYMASQPNMLDGNMNNPNNNYMPNNVNNNYFNPQNPNHYNNMQQKNMIPQPGFPYNNKFQNNMNSNNYSHPKNNIMNMNAKNNNTLNFGNPNNNMHLNSQKNQEQFHPPKFNKQIHFNKTYVNSDKSAIKPHNAHTAQPLISNVWINQNANNMANSNDKNNNANSQANDQLSNTQNPNLQDETKLNNINDGGANPAIAGGNQMANQDGVADPANAVVKIPKKCLYLPNCQFGDKCRYIHPVENCRNWPYCAFGSECIYIHPNVPCKFGAYCANYYCNYSHDHVDTSNMPEIGTNGYFLNKKLINNTTQNTNNENFDNKVAQISISMPKTPPEMKKDKNKSEYNENVYIQGMLEAEKQELNNLENNNSINNNIVGLQLGGSAEGNGNPNNNLTHFSQTNLPFSINKNNIGNLNENNVPNYNCFNGVANSDQFNQNNLPTDNGVSEHMNNSEN; encoded by the exons atgatttcAAATAATACGGACACCGATAAgaaatatcaaaatatcATTACTGAAAAGCTGAGAGAACTGCTAGGAGAATATGAGGTCGATATATTAACAGAATACGTTTGGCATATGGCCGGAAATTCTAAAAGTAGTAGCGAATTTATGTGtaatgaattaaaagaCTTTCTAGGAGAtcat ACGACCGTTTTTGTCGACTGGTTATTAAACCTTattgatgaaataaaaagaaatcaAAACGGTGATAACctaaataatttagaaaataataaggatAGTTTAAATTACGATAAATCAAATAGGAGTCCAG ATTCGAGATCGAAACACTCGCCCACTCAAACCAAGAAAACAAAA AGTTATATAAAGGAGTATGATTCAAGTAAAAGAAACCTTTCGCGTTCCAGAAGACGATCGCAAAGTATTCGTAGTGGTAGCGATAAATATTCTACTAACGATCCTGATtcatattcaaaaaaatataaaaaaagacaaagaAGAGAAATCAGTACCAGATCTAACTCTTCAAGGATTCATGCACGAAAGTTCCACTACGATCGCAATCAATCTAGGAGACGAATAAAcgataatgataaatatgataaaaaattcaaattaaGAGAAAATGGAAGAACAAATGATAGAAGTTATAGTCGCTCATTATCACcaaatagaaaaatttatgtCGAAAGAAAAGGCGGAGCGAAAAAAGGAAACAAAGAATATTCCTATGGTGATGGATTACGCTCTAAcg AAATGGACGATTCCAATttggataaaaaaaataaacccattttaaa GCCAAACCCACGATTTGGTGATGATAAACCAGTCCCATTCTTGCAACCCGCTTCGTCAA ATTTAAATCCTCAAGAAATGCCTAACTACGTCATGAACAGAAATTATCCATATGACAAGGGCATGAACTATGAAGGAAAATTTTACCAAGGCAATTATATGGCATCGCAACCAAATATGTTAGATGGAAATATGAATAACCCAAATAATAACTATATGCCTAATAAtgtgaataataattattttaatccCCAAAATCCAaatcattataataatatgcaacaaaaaaatatgattccTCAACCTGGTTTTCcatacaataataaatttcaaaataatatgaacagcaataattattcacatccgaaaaataatattatgaacatgaatgcaaaaaataacaacaCCTTAAATTTTGGAAatccaaataataatatgcatttaaACAGTCAAAAAAATCAAGAACAATTTCACCCTCCAAAATTTAACAAACaaattcattttaataaaacttATGTTAATTCTGATAAATCAGCAATAAAACCACACAATGCACACACAGCTCAACCATTGATATCTAATGTATGGATAAATCAAAATGCCAATAATATGGCAAATAgcaatgataaaaataataatgcaaatTCTCAAGCAAATGACCAATTATCCAATACACAAAATCCCAATTTACAAGatgaaacaaaattaaacaatataaatgatgGTGGCGCAAATCCAGCGATAg cTGGTGGAAACCAAATGGCTAACCAAGATGGAGTAGCTGACCCTGCAAACGCAGTGGTGAAG attCCCAAAAAATGCCTTTATCTTCCGAATTGCCAATTTGGAGATAAATGCCGATATATCCATCCAGTGGAAAAT tGTCGAAATTGGCCTTATTGTGCCTTTGGGTCAGAGtgcatttatattcatCCTAATGTCCCATGCAAATTTg GAGCATACTGTGCCAATTATTACTGCAATTATTCCCATGACCATGTGGATACATCA AATATGCCTGAAATCGGAACAAATGGctactttttaaataaaaaactaataaataataccaCCCAAAATACGAATAATGAAAACTTTGATAATAAGGTTGCCCAAATCTCGATTAGTATGCCAAAAACCCCACcagaaatgaaaaaagataaaaataaatcagaatataatgaaaatgtatatattcaaGGTATGTTGGAAGCAGAAAAAcaagaattaaataatttagaaaataataattctataaataacaatattgTAGGATTACAATTAGGAGGATCTGCAGAAGGAAATGGAAatccaaataataatctaACACATTTTTCACAAACAAATTTACCTTTtagtattaataaaaataatattggaAATTTAAACGAAAACAATGTTCCtaattataattgttttaatgGAGTTGCTAATTCAGATCAATtcaatcaaaataatttaccaACTGATAATGGGGTTTCAGAACATATGAATAATTCagaaaattaa
- a CDS encoding ferredoxin--NADP reductase, putative: MKYQTVLSFLFLLYSLSGTFSSKNKNVLSYEVVSSKNRNALSYEAVSSKNRNALSYEAVSSKNNKYAYLKTNGYKKKYTQRRNSHKETNTYTNLYTIKDPLKCKVINKIKLVRENAKHMVYNLDIDHNGLFKYIEGQTCGIIPYYSDQDNEINNKKIENDINSEINNVKPKKCGRLYSISSSNSHNLSVAIRMHKYEENLNGIKNIKYGYCSGYIENLKINDDIYLTGPHGNFILPNNIIQDNINLILIGTGTGISPYIGFLKKILMYDENNLIKRSTYSGFIHLFYGVYNEDSILYLNELENFKKLYPNNLHIHYVFSSNRKLEEPSFYVQDEILKRKDEFFHLFNDYETELYICGHKAIKQQIINILKSDNNFDIEKKKKIHIEVY, encoded by the coding sequence atgaaatatcaaactgtattatcatttttgtttttattatattcgtTAAGTGGAACATTTTCAAGCAAAAATAAGAATGTATTGAGTTATGAAGTAGTGAGCAGCAAAAATAGAAATGCATTGAGTTATGAAGCAGTGAGCAGCAAAAATAGAAATGCATTGAGTTATGAAGCAGTGAGtagcaaaaataataagtatgcatatttgaaaacaaacggatataaaaaaaaatacacacaAAGACGAAATAGCCATAAAGAAACAAAcacatatacaaatttatatacaattaaaGATCCATTAAAATGTAaagttataaataaaataaaattggttAGAGAAAATGCAAAACATATGGTATATAATCTTGATATAGATCATAACGGacttttcaaatatatagagGGGCAAACATGTGGTATAATTCCATATTATTCTGATCAggataatgaaataaataataaaaaaatagaaaatgatataaatagtgaaataaataatgtaaaaccAAAGAAATGTGGAAGATTATATTCTATATCTTCGAGTAATTCACATAATTTATCTGTTGCAATACGaatgcataaatatgaagaaaatcTAAATgggataaaaaatataaaatatggttATTGTTCAGgttatatagaaaatttaaaaataaatgatgatatatatttaactgGACCACATggtaattttattttacccaacaatattattcaagataatataaatttaattttaattggAACTGGAACTGGTATATCACCATATATAggatttttaaaaaaaatattaatgtatgatgaaaataatttaataaaaagaagtACATATTCCGGgtttatacatttattttatggaGTTTATAATGAAgattcaattttatatttaaatgaattagaaaattttaaaaagttatatcCTAATAATTTACACATACATTATGTTTTCTCTTCTAATAGAAAATTAGAGGAACCTTCATTTTATGTACAAGATGAAATACTGAAAAGGAAAGATGAATTCTTTCACCTTTTTAATGATTATGAAACAGAACTTTATATATGTGGACATAAAGCAATAAAAcaacaaattattaatatcttaaaaagtgataataattttgatatagagaaaaaaaaaaaaatacacattGAAGTTTATTAG